A stretch of Bombina bombina isolate aBomBom1 chromosome 2, aBomBom1.pri, whole genome shotgun sequence DNA encodes these proteins:
- the MISP gene encoding mitotic interactor and substrate of PLK1 — MNVNFEYKLSRLTYALFQVLINENKGNLYVNKTSIPESETDSKPELNVTSLNGLQVKNSTVDYDLDLSAREINEDLEKQTPNSALIETARLAETQRDEVEQPLTDTTENEVTDISELRFTLEKETDLLVPNITFITEEQISSNSEQEITLAIPSEMDRVTRSLIFTLSTSTGVDNQHYQPESDSNNTSEKENKDIWVPPPNRESRLRKLKENSLFDVRAYRPETSPTKLFLDGDGEEEKTRPHSREFTPEKIRELEGERREIIKRQGQRRSLDIELGELSDETDTSIKAINLNGMENKPNTKDVDTDQINFEAARQQFVMLEKRRNSQQLSPRLQPRTPRLSSWSLNETRFNSPGDKIENINTLIYRDQVQQNESPNTKERHSSELRKQFFWESSLDIVDSGIGKKEKEENLPEEATQESEEIQQPSNETPIEREIRLALEREESLRKERGIQSTAETKEMVEILKNPVLTLPSQFQSEKKSKDRDRSYFFLQREIEKEAQREADLKMDGKVPGFYDKGSIQELDERRKLFEQPDEIPVKPHNGPSKVFTRGNVNEESMVEELFAIDKRENSENWTTLGVSRPYVRTNWKPEAHNNYRSRRQSSEDILDMKASPQPTSTALYSYRFRSQSSENILDINPPPQTSPITKNNYRFQRQNSEEIIDTKLPTQPSAETGREKSAEIQILNKENFNFQPWIGHFRVNGDEEVDGKKQTAIKTEDTATIELYSISRLRPSESNVVKHEIQQTLERDRELKEQRRKSELPFVSTDNQNNTPINGFNQYDKTSDNSGISNQWSSVSQKGKPSYLVSPVQMFKPKIYPNFVTSESDTDRLKKRGDENWYAGIGPSDNINAEIVESTRVNRHKNTMALLWEDKINSNN, encoded by the exons ATGAATGTGAATTTTGAATATAAGCTCTCAAGACTGACGTATGCTCTCTTCCAGGTTCTTATAAATGAAAATAAGGGGAATCTGTATGTGAACAAGACAAGCATCCCTGAATCAGAGACAGACAGCAAACCTGAGTTGAATGTTACTAGTTTGAATGGTCTCCAAGTGAAAAACTCAACTGTAGATTACGATCTTGACTTATCTGCAAGGGAAATAAATGAAGACCTTGAAAAACAGACACCAAACTCAGCACTGATAGAGACAGCAAGGCTAGCTGAAACCCAGAGAGATGAGGTGGAACAACCTTTGACAGATACAACTGAAAATGAAGTAACAGACATATCTGAACTGAGATTCACATTGGAGAAGGAAACTGACTTATTGGTGCcgaatataacttttattactgAAGAACAAATATCCAGTAACTCAGAGCAAGAGATCACCCTTGCTATTCCTTCAGAAATGGATAGAGTAACTAGAAGTTTGATCTTTACGCTATCCACATCAACAGGTGTAGACAATCAACATTATCAGCCAGAGTCTGATAGCAATAATACTAGTGAGaaagaaaataaagatatttgGGTGCCCCCACCAAACCGTGAGAGTCGACTGAGAAAGTTAAAGGAGAATTCCCTCTTTGACGTACGAGCATATCGACCAGAAACAAGTCCAACAAAGCTATTTTTAGATGGTGATGGAGAAGAAGAGAAAACCAGACCTCATTCACGTGAATTTACACCTGAAAAAATAAGAGAGCTAGAAGGTGAACGAAGGGAGATCATAAAGAGGCAAGGCCAACGCAGAAGTTTGGACATAGAACTTGGTGAATTAAGTGATGAGACTGATACCTCCATTAAAGCTATTAATCTCAATGGGATGGAGAATAAACCAAACACAAAAGATGTAGACACAGACCAAATAAACTTTGAAGCTGCTCGGCAGCAATTTGTGATGCTAGAAAAGAGGAGAAACAGTCAACAGCTCAGTCCGCGTCTTCAGCCCAGGACCCCACGCCTTTCTTCATGGTCTCTAAATGAAACAAGGTTCAATTCTCCGGGAGATAAGATTGAGAACATAAACACATTGATATATAGAGATCAAGTTCAGCAAAATGAGTCTCCTAATACCAAAGAGAGACATTCTAGTGAGCTTCGTAAGCAGTTCTTTTGGGAGTCATCTTTAGATATTGTGGATTCTGGAATagggaaaaaggaaaaagaagaaaatctgCCTGAAGAAGCAACACAGGAAAGTGAGGAAATTCAACAGCCAAGCAATGAAACTCCCATTGAAAGGGAGATCCGTTTAGCACTGGAGAGAGAGGAAAGTCTGAGAAAGGAGAGGGGCATTCAAAGTACAGCAGAAACTAAAGAGATGGTAGAAATCCTCAAAAACCCAGTGTTAACACTCCCTTCGCAATTTCAGTCAGAGAAGAAGAGCAAAGACAGGGATCGTTCTTATTTCTTCCTCCAGAGGGAAATTGAAAAGGAAGCTCAGAGGGAGGCTGACCTAAAAATGGACGGGAAAGTCCCTGGATTTTATGATAAAGGAAGCATCCAAGAGCTAGATGAGCGTCGGAAGCTGTTTGAACAGCCAGATGAAATCCCAGTAAAACCACATAATGGGCCATCAAAAGTATTCACTAGGGGAAATGTAAATGAAGAGAGCATGGTAGAGGAGCTATTTGCAATTGATAAGAGAGAGAATTCTGAAAACTGGACTACACTGGGTGTCTCTCGCCCCTATGTTAGAACCAACTGGAAGCCAGAAGCCCACAACAATTATAGATCCAGAAGACAAAGCTCTGAAGACATATTAGATATGAAGGCATCACCACAACCCACCTCAACAGCACTTTACAGCTATAGATTTAGAAGTCAAAGTTCAGAAAACATCCTAGATATCAACCCACCTCCACAAACCTCTCCAATAACAAAAAACAACTACAGGTTTCAGAGGCAGAATTCTGAAGAAATTATAGACACCAAACTACCTACTCAACCCTCAGCAGAGACAGGGAGGGAAAAATCAGCTGAAATACAAATCTTGAATAAGGAGAATTTCAATTTTCAGCCTTGGATAGGCCATTTTCGTGTTAATGgggatgaagaggtagatgggaaAAAACAGACTGCCATAAAAACTGAGGATACAGCCACCATTGAGCTATACAGCATCTCACGGCTGAGGCCTTCAGAGTCTAATGTGGTGAAGCACGAAATCCAACAAACTTTGGAAAGGGATCGAGAATTAAAGGAACAAAGGAGGAAAAGTGAATTGCCCTTTGTATCTACAGATAACCAGAACAACACTCCTATCAATGGATTCAACCAGTATGACAAGACATCAGATAACTCAG GTATTTCAAATCAGTGGTCTTCTGTTTCTCAGAAGGGGAAACCTTCCTATCTTGTCTCACCAGTACAAATGTTCAAACCAAAAATATACCCCAACTTTGTTACGTCTGAATCAGATACAGACAGGCTAAAAAAACGGGGGGATGAGAACTGG TATGCTGGAATTGGACCCAGTGACAATATCAATGCAGAG ATCGTGGAGTCAACCCGTGTGAACCGCCACAAGAACACAATGGCATTACTCTGGGAAGACAAAATTAACTCCAACAATTAG